DNA from Desmodus rotundus isolate HL8 chromosome X, HLdesRot8A.1, whole genome shotgun sequence:
ACTGTTTGACCAGGTGATGGTGAACAAGACAGTGATCAAAACAAGGTGTGAGAGCCTGTGAGCTTGTCAGGGACTGTGTGTAGGCAAAAAAAACTTCAGGGTACCTAAGCAGGTATCTCAGTGTTGGGAGATGGATTGTGTGTGAAACTGTTCTTGCAAGGCTGTTGTGTCAATTAAAGTCATGGGAGCATTATGTGTGGAGTTAATTGTGTGAGAGAACATAGCTGCAAGGCCATATGGGTGCCTGAGACAAAATAATGAGAATACATGATTATGTGTATGAATATTCATGTGAGAGGAGCAAAgactgagaaacagaaaaaatggcTGGGGCTTGGTCTGGGGGAGCGTGAGAGGCTGCAGTTGTGTGTGTATGGGCGTGTGTGTATCTATACCTAGAACTAGTAGGAAATCATTCGACAGTTACTACTCCAGTTTAGCCCACAGGTTCAGGGactgagagtgagagagaaaatgatgaTGAGACTGAGTGTGTCTGAAATGGTGTGAGAGGCCCCAtaactgtaagaaataaagagATGATAATAAGAGATGATAAGAAATAAAGTCAGCGCCGTGTGAAAGAAATTTGAGCAGTTGTGTGAGAGTGTGGGTCTGTGAAACATTTCATAAGAGTATAAATCAGACTATATTCTTGGTGAAAAACTGAGACTGCAGGACACTGAGAGACCGTGTGATTGGCGTGTCTGGGAAACCAGTAAAGCTATAATTGTGTTTGAGGGTACATGATAAGCTAACCGATGCACATGATGGTGTAAATGACTAAGATGGACCACAAGAGACTGTGTATAAGGCTTACTGAGAGCCTGGTACCAATTGTGAATTAGTGACCACAGATGTCAGAAACTGATGGAAAAAGATCGTGACACTGAGTGGGTGACTGAGACGGTGCCTGGAAACAAGCTGTGTGGCTGTGTGCAAAACTCTTTGCAAGAGACTTTATTAAAGCCTATAAATCAAAGGCTGGAATGTTGGAAGCTGCTTGAGAAGAAATGTGAGACTAGGTGAGGAAGACGATGTCTGAGATACTGTGTGATTATGTATATGTGTGAAACTTAGTTATAATCAGAAACTGGATATGTGAAATGGGGCCTGGAGTATGAAGAAGTAGGGGAGAtggtgattttgtgtgtgtgcgagAAACTTCATGAGAAACTAGTGGTGGCTGTAAATCAGTGACTTTGTGTATGTGAGAAAATGGCAgcctaagtcaggggtgtcaaactcattttcaccgggagccacatcagcctcgccgttgccttcaaagggccgaatgtaatttcaggactttataaatgtaactactcattaaccaggggcaaggagctcggtgctgctgccgggtagaaacaaggtgccgggctggataaaacaaggtggagggctgccttgtgtttgccacctgtgccctaagtGGTTGAAACATCAAAAGGTGTGAGTCTGTGTGCACGTGGAAGACTGACTGGTGCGAGTAAATATTGGTCATATTGGCCAAGTGAGACAGGCTATAAGACATGATTGTGTGTATGAATTCTTAGTAGGAGACAATCGTTAGACTGGGAATCCGTGACAGAGAAAATGACTCCTTGAGTGAGTGACTGAGAGAATATTTGAGAAGCTGAGTGATCCCGTATGTATGTGAGCCTGTTTGTATGAGACTAGAGGCCGTAAATCCAGAACTGTGTGTGTAATTATGTTTAGAAATAGAGACAATTATTGGCACAGAATGAGAGTGCGTGAGAGACAATGGAATAAATATGCCAGACCTATGAGAAAACCCCCTTGTTTGTCCCCGTCCTTCTCAGgcccctcctcctcagcccctgTGTTCCATTTCCCCTCAGTTCTCCAAAACTTGAAATGCCGGACTTCCCCTGGGCTTTTGCCTTggttcccttcccccttctcagAACTCTGGTCCAGTCCGGGTGCTTGAGACActatcccccctcctccccccatgaTGCCCACATTTTTCTCTCTAATCCAGACTCTTCCTCTTAGCAGTTCACAGAATCTCTcgagttttatttcatttatttctgcattcagCAAATCTTTATTGATCCCTGCAGACACAGCAGTTAACACATCAGACAAAACAACTTACCCTCCGGGAGCTGGTATTTGAGAGAGGGCGACAGACAAGAAACCTAAATACATCATACAAGGTGGCAGTGCAATAATTGCATGAGACAAGACTCTCACACTTTGTTTAAATAAGAAGTCTGCAGAGTCATTTTATTGCCCAAATATGTGGGAGAAGAGGAAAGCACCAACAGTCCTCTTCCACAGTGAATCCTGTGGGTATTTACTTATACAGTTTGGGATCAAAGGAAATACCAGTTATAACATTGTTACCAGGGCAATGGATGATGAGATAAAGCAGCCAACCAGAAGTACAGGTTTCTCGAATTTGTTTTCACAAGATAACAGTGCTGACGTCTGAAGTCTGAGAATGCCAACAAGACCTCTTTGTTCAAAGCAAACTTTTTGAGACAGGCTTCTATTATCAAGAAACGAGTACATCTCAGTGTCAACGCACCTTATCACCCATAAAACAAGATTAATATTCTTGAGAAAGTTCTGTTGTAACGGTAAACCTGACCAAATCAAATTCTTTTACTCGGTTTTAATGTGCAGAAAGGCATTTCTCCCTCTGAATGCAGGGGAGATTGCCTCCCTACCTTTCTTAAATgccttattgttattttaaatattcttatttttaaaatggctcattaagtcctggctggtgtagctcagtggattgagcgtgggcctgcaaatcaaaggtcgccggttcaattcccagtcagggcaaatgcctgggttgcaggccaggtccccagtaggggtcatgcaagagacaaccacacattgatgtttctctccctctctttctcccttaccctctctctaaaaataaataaataaataaataaaataaaatggctcaCTAGGCGTTATAAAAAGATAGCAGCTCCATGGAGCTCAGTTTTACCTGCATGGAAAATGGGTTGAAGAATTAATTATTAACAGTATAATAAGCACGTAGAATAGTTTTTCTAGATGAGACCTACAAAGGGAAAGAGTGGTCAGGGACTGGAATGATGGCTCTttaagtgtggtccccagaccagcagcatcatcGTCACCTGGGAGTTTCTTAGAAATGCATGTTGTTGACCCCAGACCTGCACAATCATAAACAGGTGCGTTCCAGCAGTCTATGATCTGACCAACCTTCCAGATGATTCCATGCACACTAAGGTTTGAGAGTCACTGGGCTAGGGAGTGACAAGGGTGCCATACAAAAAGGGTATCTGGGGAAGGCCTCTGTGAGGGAGGTGACATTTATTATCTGTGTATTCTTTTGGAGTGTAAGCCCCTTGAAGACCAGGATTTGGGGCTGTCTTATTTTCTGCTCCATCCAATGCTGAGAATAGCATCTGGCTCCAACAGGTGACCAGTAAATGTTGGATAAATGTATATAGCAAACACAgagcatctactatatgccagacactgtgctaaggacTTGAAAAAAACTGAGCTCCCAATCTTAGCAACAAACCATATGATGTAGGCTCAGGGAGGGGGGTGTCACCTACTCAAGTTACTCTGATGGAATATGACCAGGCCGGTTCCctcccaaccaccccctccacaGGCCCTAAGGTTGTCCCTAGCTGGGCCCCTGGGACAATTGCCATCCCCAATTCACTCCTTATGAATCCTCCCCACACTCTTGCCACTTCCCCTTCTCACTTCCCATGTGCTGACCTCCCTTCCCCATGCTGACCACAAAGGACCTCCCTTTCAGGAAAGAGAAGGGTGGGTTAAGTCAGGAGGGAAAATGAAGCAATTACCTCAATGCTAATTTCACCCCATGAGGAGGGAGACACTCCTTTCTACCTTGTTAAACATCCCCATGAGGCTGATCCTGTCATCATAGGGAGTgtgcattttacaggtgaagaaacagtctcagagaggttcaagtgacttgcccaaggttacacagctaggaaATTCATCTTGCTGCAAACTCCTGTGCTCCATTTCCCTTCGGTAAGAATTTGGTCAAAGACCATTGACTGAGTGCTGAAGGGTTGCTGGGCAGAGTGTGGGGTGCTAGGGATACAGTAACAAAACAGGACTGAGAGGGAGACACGAAGTAGGGAGGGCTGAGTGGAGAAGGTGGCACAGGGGCAGAAATGACAAGGGAGAGGTGGGAGCTGTAAAgacctgccctccccaccactgctGCTCTTTGCCCTCCCAGTTCCTCCTGCCCCTGGTTCCTCTTTCCCACTGACTCCCAGAGCAGGTCAGCTCACATAAAGCCAGGCGGGGCTGCAGGAGTACAGTGCTCAACATGCCTACTCCAGCACAGACCCCTTGGTCACTGCTGCTGTGGCCACCACTGCTGCTGCTACTCACCCTGCCAGCCACAGGTAAGTGAGTGAGCCCAGCTTGCCCCCAGGGGGGCCTGGAGCCACCACATCACTGAccataccccctcccccaccctgttaCAGGCTCAGACCCTGTACTCTGCTTCACCCAGTATGAGGAATCCTCAGGCAAGTGTAAGGACTTCCTGGGGAGAGGTATCCGTGTGGAAGACTGCTGTCTCAACCCTAACTATGCCTTCCAGGAGCCTGGCAGCAAGCTCTGTCAGGCATGCAGGTTAGGAGgagcctggggttgggggaaggtaGGAAGGACTGCTGCAGGGCGACCCAGAAGTGGACTCTCCTTTTCTGGGATCCCTAAGGATGTTTCCAAGGTCCTGATCATGACCATAGCTCTGGATTTTTCAGCCTTTGTTCTGTTGACATTTGGGACCAGAAAATTATTAttggggtgggggctgacctATGCATTGCAGGGTGTTTTgtagcatctctggcctctaattattagatgccagtagcaactcCCCACACCAGTTGCAATACCTAAAAGGTCTTTAGACATTGGTGAATATACTACTATAGCTTACATATATTGAGCACTTCCTGCATACTGGAAGCATTGTGACTGGGGAGCAATTcaggtatttctctttttttaagattttatttatttaattttagagagagggaaagggaaggacaaagggagagaaacatcgatgtgggagagaaatattgaccggttgcctctcgcacacccccaaccggggctggcccacaacccaggcatgtgccctgaccaggaatggaaccggtgacctttcactttgcagggtgacacccaaccaactgagccacagcagtcagggctaaCTCAGGTATTTCTGAAGGTGGTTCGAGTTCCCTAACTGTGATGACAGCTCAtattgagtacttactgtatACAGATGCATTGTGGAGGCGAGAGAGTTTGGGGAATTCTGAGGGCAGCTCCAGGCTCCTAATTATGATGACACTTTACATTCACTGAGTACTTCCAGCATACCACCAAGTATACTGCAGAGGTCAGGGGCAGCTGGAGGATTTCTGAGGGTAGTCATGATGGCCACTTATAtgtattgagcatttactgtatGCCAGATACATTTTCTAACTGCTTACTGTATATCTCAGATACACTTTGGGAATGAGGAGCTTATGAGGTTTATGAAGGTAGTTCTGGATCCCTAGTCATGTCAATAGTTCACATCTGTTTAACATTATGCTGTGCAGGTGTTTGAGGATAGATCTCGCATATTTCTGACGGGTTCTCTGAGCTCATTGGgatgattgattttatttattaagtacttccTGTTTGCACAATGGTGGCCCAGTGGGTTTCTGACATAAGTTCTGGACGCCTAGTCCTTACATTTGCTTACTGCATGCCTGGCATTATCTTTGGGGGACTTGAAAGGGTAGCAGCCCCAGGTCCCTGATCACGAAGGTAAATACTTATTAAGTACTTACTGTGTGCCTATCTCTTCCCATTCAGTCCCCCAACATCCTTAAGAGGTAGGTACTCTCATTATTTCACACATATTTATCCCACACCCCTGCCTATGCCTGCCCACACTCTACAGCCCTATATGCTATCCTTGCCAGCTTGCACCAGGATGGGAGGgagatatataaatacacacacacacacacacacacacacacacacttctctctGCAGGCTCCCACGATGGTCACTGTGGTCCAGTTGGACTCCCTGCTCAGTGACCTGCACTGAGGGCTCCCAGTTGCGGCACCGACGCTGCATAGGCTGGGGCGGACAATGCCTTGAGAAGGTGCAGCCTGGGACCCTTGAGTGGCAACTGCAGACCTGTGAGGACAAGCCATGTTGTCCTGGTGAGGAAGATCAGCAAGGGAGGCATGCACTGCCTGTTACCGGGCGCTGGGAATAATTGGGACAGAGGCCCTGAGGGTGGGGCAGTGCCTGATATTTGTGAGGCTCTAAGGAGGAGGCAAGTGTGGCTTTCACTGTGAGTGATATGAGGTATGGGCAGAGGAGAAATGTAATCTGATTTGGGTTGTGACCTCCTTGATGTCAGGAGGAAGACAGTCTATGCGATGAGGGGTGAAGCAGAGGGATCAGTGTGCACATTACTGCAGTAGTCCAGATGAGCAATGATAGTGGACCAAGTGTGAAAGAAGATGTGGGGACAGGATTAGCTGATGTGGGGTACATGAGGAAACAAGAACCCCAAATAACACCCCCCAACTCCATcctgtccctttctcttctctaccACAGAGGCAGGCGGCTGGTCCGACTGGGGCGCCTGGGCACCTTGCTCTGTCACCTGCTCTGAAGGGACTCGGACCCGCCGTCGAGCATGTGATCGGCCTGTCCCCAAGTGTGGGGGCCACTGCCCAGGAAAGGCACAGGAGTCAGAGGCCTGCGACACGAAGCAGACCTGCCCCAGTGAGTGAGGGAAGCCACAGGGCACTGATGCAGGCACCCAGGGTGGGTCTGAGTGTTATAGCAGAGAACTGCCGGGGTGGGAGGACTTCATCACGCATGACCACAATtgttctcctcccaccccaccccaccccacctcatcaCAGTACATGGGGCCTGGGCTGCTTGGGGCCCCTGGGGCCCTTGCTCAGGCTCCTGCCATGGTGGACCCTACATGCCTGTGGAAAGACGAAGCCGCACGTGTTCTGCACCTGAGCCCTCCACGAAGCCCCCTGGGAAGCCGTGCCCAGAGTCAGCCTATGAGCAGCGAGCCTGCAGTGGCCTGCCACCCTGCCCAGGTACATAGAGATAAGGCCTCTGATGCTCTGCTCTTGATTTGGGCACAGATGCTCTGCCATTTCATGGGATAGATCTTAGACCATGTGACCATGGAGCTCTTCATTTGGGGATGGTCTGCCTCAACGTCTAGGGGATGAAGCGGGGAGATCAAGGTGGCCTTTCCCTCACTCTTATTCCCCCAACAgtggctggaggctgggggcCATGGGGCCCTGTGAGCCCCTGCCCAGTGACCTGTGGCCTAGGCAAGACCACAGAACAGCGGACATGTGATCACCCTGTGCCCCAGCATGGGGGCCCCTTTTGTGCTGGTGAAGCCACCCGGACCCACGTCTGCAACACGGCTGTGCCCTGCCCTGGTCAGAACCTCACGATGTGCCATTTCTGTGCCTAAATCTGCACCCTTCTCTGCTGCCCAGTTCCTGCTTCTAATGCCTTGTTCCTGCCTCAAATTCCTTCATTCCTGGCCCTGATGCCTTGGTTCCACCTCTGATCCCCCCATTCCCACATCTGatcacccccactccctcccccagcactcattccttccttccctgaggGGGGGGGAACCAACCCCCTTGCTGGCTCCCTTCTTTGGTGCAAGCCCCTGCTACTCCTGTCTCTGCAGTGAATGGAGAGTGGGGGGCGTGGGAGGAATGGAGCACCTGTGTCCGCCCGAAGATGCAACGCATCAGCTGTCAGGAGATCCCAGGCCAGCAGACACGCTCAAGGAGCTGCAAGGGCCGCAAATTTAATGGACATCGATGTCCTGGGGAACAACAGGATATCCGGCACTGCTACAACATCCAGCGCTGCTCCTGTGAGTGCTCcccagactctcctgtgagggtgggcAGCCCACGAAGTAATGGAGATTTCTGACTGTTTGCCATGGATCCCATGTCCCTGTAGCCTCTGTCTCACTAACCCCTGAGACCACTAATTCTGACTCAGTAACTCCCTCCTCTCATTTCAGGGGAAGGCTCATGGACAGAGTGGAGTACCTGGGGGCTGTGCACGCCCCCGTGTGGACCCAACCCCACCCGCAGCCGTCAGCGCCTCTGCAAGGCCCATCTCCCCAACTTCTCGTGagtgaggaggcagagtgtgCCTAAGAAGGGGCAATGATATTGCTATGTCAGCGTTTAGGGTGGGAGAGTTGGCTACCCCCAACCAGTGCTTCCACCAGTGGGCCTAAAATGCCTGCTTCACCAAGTGTCATTTCCCAGCTGCAGGAAGTGGGGGAAACTAAAGAAGAAGCTGAGAAATAAGATATTGAAGGGAGAGTTAGTAGCCTCTTTGCCCTCAAGTCACTTATTCAGTTACTCAGCCATTCTCCCATTCACTCAGTCCCATTTGTGTCCATTTGCTCGCTCTCTCAGTTACCCATGCTTTGATTGGTTTGTACAGTCACTCAGTCACTCATGCCTCTATTCACTTACTCATTGCTTCAGTCACTCATGCCTCCATGGTTCATGTGGTGTCTCACTCAGTGTCTCACTGTGCCCAGGCACTCTAAGACCTCTTTGGCAACAGTTGCAGACAAACACAATCCAGACCCCATGGATCTCCCAAGAGATCCAGGTAGGCAGGGCCCTGACAGAAGGCATGTGAGGAATGGTTGGTATGTGGAAAAGGGACTGCCACCTGAACCTGGGTTTAGGAAACTGATTGGGCCTCCCCTGACAGGAAGGTGTCGAGACTGTGTGAGCAGAATCCTGGACACAGGTGATTAGCTGCTGAAAGTGTTTTCATGGCCAGGGTATCCCAGGTGTGGGAGAGGGTTAAAACACCCACTCATCCCTTCTTATTTCCATGTAATGTACATCAAGCTACTAGATTGAGTGGCTTGTTCCCATCTCTTGAAAAGCCTACAATTTGGAAAGTGTTCTCCAGCTGTGGGGTTTTGAGGGGTCCTGAAGATGAGTTAAGGGTGTTGAATGGAGGCATGAAGGACTTGGCAGAGTAAGGGAATGAATGGGGAAAGGGCTGATTGAGAAAGTCAGGATGTGAGTGAATGGAGGGCTTGCACTGTGGGAGAAATAACCCAGGCAAAGCCCATTCTGTACATGGGACTGATTCTGGATAAagtggaagagaggcagagattgCCTAGTGTCAGAGATTTGGGTACAACAATAAGACCTTGAATGTCAGGGCAAagcattttgttgttttccagtGGGCAATGGATAGGGAGATGCAAAGAGTTTTAGATGTAATAGAAGGTAGCTCATGTCAACTAGTAACAATCAttggcatttattgagtacttactgtgtaCTAGGCACAACTCTGAGCAGTTTACCTGACTTAACTCACTTATCCTCACTCAGCCCAGTGAGATgggtattgttattattatttccattattcctatttttctgaTGAGGGAAAGTGAGACACAAGGAAGATAAAGAAATTGCCCAATATCTCACAGTTTAAAAATAGTGTTAGGCACATAATATGCACTCAATAAGAGCTTGTTGAATGCATTCTTGCCTTCCCTGAgcttctcccttccattctcctccctctaatGCCTCAGGCCCACTGTTACCATTGTTGAAGGTCAAGGAAAGAAGAATGTGACCTTCTGGGGGAAACCATCGTCAGTGTGTGAGATGCTACAGGGGCAGAAGGTGGTGGTGGAAGAGAAACAGCCATGTCTACACACACCtgtctgcaaagaccctgaggaTGAGGAGCTCTAACACCTCTGT
Protein-coding regions in this window:
- the CFP gene encoding properdin isoform X1, translating into MPTPAQTPWSLLLWPPLLLLLTLPATGSDPVLCFTQYEESSGKCKDFLGRGIRVEDCCLNPNYAFQEPGSKLCQACRLPRWSLWSSWTPCSVTCTEGSQLRHRRCIGWGGQCLEKVQPGTLEWQLQTCEDKPCCPEAGGWSDWGAWAPCSVTCSEGTRTRRRACDRPVPKCGGHCPGKAQESEACDTKQTCPIHGAWAAWGPWGPCSGSCHGGPYMPVERRSRTCSAPEPSTKPPGKPCPESAYEQRACSGLPPCPVAGGWGPWGPVSPCPVTCGLGKTTEQRTCDHPVPQHGGPFCAGEATRTHVCNTAVPCPVNGEWGAWEEWSTCVRPKMQRISCQEIPGQQTRSRSCKGRKFNGHRCPGEQQDIRHCYNIQRCSWEGSWTEWSTWGLCTPPCGPNPTRSRQRLCKAHLPNFSPTVTIVEGQGKKNVTFWGKPSSVCEMLQGQKVVVEEKQPCLHTPVCKDPEDEEL
- the CFP gene encoding properdin isoform X2, whose translation is MPTPAQTPWSLLLWPPLLLLLTLPATGSDPVLCFTQYEESSGKCKDFLGRGIRVEDCCLNPNYAFQEPGSKLCQACRLPRWSLWSSWTPCSVTCTEGSQLRHRRCIGWGGQCLEKVQPGTLEWQLQTCEDKPCCPEAGGWSDWGAWAPCSVTCSEGTRTRRRACDRPVPKCGGHCPGKAQESEACDTKQTCPIHGAWAAWGPWGPCSGSCHGGPYMPVERRSRTCSAPEPSTKPPGKPCPESAYEQRACSGLPPCPVAGGWGPWGPVSPCPVTCGLGKTTEQRTCDHPVPQHGGPFCAGEATRTHVCNTAVPCPVNGEWGAWEEWSTCVRPKMQRISCQEIPGQQTRSRSCKGRKFNGHRCPGEQQDIRHCYNIQRCSCECSPDSPVRGKAHGQSGVPGGCARPRVDPTPPAAVSASARPISPTSRPLLPLLKVKERRM